The Amycolatopsis viridis genome window below encodes:
- a CDS encoding glutaredoxin domain-containing protein has protein sequence MNTERAVEFYWRPGCGFCMALRAGLERAGLPFTEVNIWEEPGAAERVREVANGNETVPTVFVGPAAMVNPSVAEVLAAVREHAPELL, from the coding sequence ATGAACACTGAGCGCGCGGTCGAGTTCTACTGGCGCCCCGGCTGCGGCTTCTGCATGGCGCTGCGCGCGGGCCTGGAGCGGGCCGGCCTGCCGTTCACCGAGGTGAACATCTGGGAGGAACCGGGCGCAGCCGAGCGCGTGCGCGAGGTCGCGAACGGCAACGAAACGGTGCCGACGGTGTTCGTCGGCCCGGCCGCGATGGTCAACCCGAGCGTGGCCGAGGTCCTCGCCGCAGTGCGCGAGCACGCCCCCGAACTGCTCTGA
- a CDS encoding MDR family MFS transporter gives MERIPWPVWRISLVIVFGAFVGMLDSSLVNVGLDRIGANLGATLDEVQWVSTAYLIALAVSLPLCGWLSRKVGVGRLWLGAFAAFTVASGLCALAGNVEWLVVLRVVQGLAAGLLTPAGQTVLGQAVGPQRLGRVMSILGIAVSSAPAIGPTVGGVLLDSLSWQWLFLINLPIGAIGVALGLRYVPRGEPGTPGRLDWTGFALIGLGLPLFVYALSAVGEGGGGIKPAVLVSLVLGAAGLVAFALRSWRRERPLLDLTLFRNRVFTAGTVSSLFIGAAMFGAMLLFPLYFQILRGAGVVATGLSLLSLGLGTMVVMPLAGWLTDRHGGGIVALAGGVGTVLVTVPFAFLGADADPVLLQVLLFLRGMALALSASPAGTAAFASVRREQLPDATTTLNILMRVGGAVGGATIAVVLSRLLPTGAEHAFQVAFWWLTGASVAALAAAWWLWRVQWHERIQPAVVPA, from the coding sequence ATGGAACGGATTCCCTGGCCCGTGTGGCGGATCTCCCTGGTGATCGTCTTCGGCGCCTTCGTGGGCATGCTCGACTCGTCACTGGTCAACGTCGGGCTCGACCGGATCGGCGCCAACCTGGGCGCAACCCTGGACGAGGTGCAGTGGGTCTCCACGGCCTACCTGATCGCGCTCGCGGTGTCGCTGCCGCTGTGCGGCTGGCTCAGCCGGAAGGTCGGCGTGGGCCGGCTGTGGCTGGGCGCCTTCGCGGCGTTCACCGTGGCGTCCGGCTTGTGCGCGCTGGCCGGGAACGTCGAGTGGCTCGTCGTGCTGCGGGTCGTGCAGGGCCTGGCCGCCGGGCTGCTGACCCCGGCCGGGCAGACCGTCCTGGGGCAGGCCGTCGGCCCGCAGCGGCTGGGGCGGGTGATGAGCATCCTCGGCATCGCGGTGAGCAGTGCCCCCGCGATCGGCCCGACCGTCGGCGGGGTGCTGCTGGACTCGCTGTCCTGGCAGTGGCTGTTCCTGATCAACCTGCCGATCGGTGCGATCGGTGTCGCGCTCGGGCTCAGGTACGTGCCGCGCGGCGAGCCCGGCACCCCGGGCCGCCTGGACTGGACCGGCTTCGCGTTGATCGGGCTCGGGCTGCCGCTGTTCGTGTACGCGCTGAGCGCCGTCGGTGAGGGCGGCGGCGGGATCAAGCCGGCGGTGCTGGTGTCGCTCGTGCTGGGGGCGGCGGGCCTGGTGGCCTTCGCGCTGCGGTCGTGGCGGCGCGAGCGGCCGCTGCTGGACCTCACGCTGTTCCGCAACCGGGTGTTCACGGCCGGGACGGTGTCCAGCCTGTTCATCGGCGCGGCGATGTTCGGTGCGATGCTGCTGTTCCCGCTGTACTTCCAGATCCTGCGCGGCGCCGGCGTGGTGGCCACCGGGCTGTCGCTGCTGTCGCTCGGCCTGGGCACGATGGTGGTGATGCCGCTGGCCGGGTGGCTGACCGACCGGCACGGCGGCGGGATCGTGGCGCTCGCCGGCGGGGTCGGCACGGTGCTCGTCACGGTGCCGTTCGCCTTCCTCGGCGCCGATGCCGATCCGGTGCTGCTGCAGGTGCTGTTGTTCCTGCGCGGCATGGCGCTGGCGCTGTCCGCGTCCCCGGCCGGCACCGCCGCGTTCGCCTCGGTGCGGCGCGAACAGCTTCCGGACGCCACCACGACGCTGAACATCCTGATGCGCGTGGGCGGCGCGGTCGGGGGCGCGACGATCGCGGTCGTGCTGTCCCGCCTGCTGCCCACCGGGGCCGAGCACGCCTTCCAGGTCGCGTTCTGGTGGCTGACCGGGGCATCCGTGGCGGCGCTGGCCGCCGCGTGGTGGCTGTGGCGGGTGCAGTGGCATGAGCGGATCCAGCCGGCCGTGGTGCCGGCATAA
- a CDS encoding phosphoribosylaminoimidazolesuccinocarboxamide synthase: protein MKHIYAGKVRELYEDGDDIVLVASDRISLYDVVMPTPVPDKGKLLTQLSLWWFEHLSGIVPNHVVSTEVPEEFAGRAVRVKPLKMVQVECIARGYLTGLGLKEYQKRGTVSGVQLPPGLVEGSKLPEPIFTPTTKATEGHDEFITFDDVIAQEGRETAERLRELTLAIYRAGAERAAANGIIVADTKLEFGWDADGVLTLGDEVLTSDSSRFWPADRWQPGRPQFSFDKQYVRDWVSGTGWDKTPPAPEIPADVVETTRNRYIEVYERITGRTWG, encoded by the coding sequence ATGAAGCACATCTACGCGGGCAAGGTCCGGGAGCTCTACGAAGACGGCGACGACATCGTGCTGGTCGCCTCCGACCGGATCTCCCTCTACGACGTGGTGATGCCCACCCCGGTGCCGGACAAGGGCAAGCTGCTCACCCAGCTGTCGCTGTGGTGGTTCGAGCACCTGAGCGGCATCGTGCCCAACCACGTGGTGTCCACCGAGGTCCCCGAGGAGTTCGCCGGCCGCGCGGTCCGCGTCAAGCCGCTGAAGATGGTGCAGGTCGAGTGCATCGCCCGCGGTTACCTGACCGGGCTCGGTCTCAAGGAGTACCAGAAGCGGGGCACGGTGTCGGGCGTCCAGCTGCCGCCCGGGCTGGTCGAGGGCAGCAAACTGCCGGAGCCGATCTTCACGCCGACCACCAAGGCGACCGAGGGGCACGACGAATTCATCACCTTCGACGACGTGATCGCCCAGGAAGGCCGCGAAACCGCCGAGCGCCTGCGCGAGCTGACGCTGGCGATCTACCGCGCGGGAGCCGAGCGGGCCGCCGCGAACGGGATCATCGTGGCCGACACCAAGCTCGAGTTCGGCTGGGACGCCGACGGGGTGCTGACCCTCGGCGACGAGGTCCTCACCTCCGACTCGTCGCGGTTCTGGCCCGCCGACCGCTGGCAGCCCGGCCGCCCGCAGTTCTCCTTCGACAAGCAGTACGTGCGCGACTGGGTCAGCGGCACCGGCTGGGACAAGACCCCGCCCGCGCCGGAGATCCCGGCCGACGTCGTCGAGACCACCCGCAACCGCTACATCGAGGTGTACGAGCGGATCACCGGGCGGACCTGGGGCTGA
- a CDS encoding SDR family oxidoreductase: protein MSNERKVALVAGANGVIGRNLVEHLVSLGDWDVVGLSRRGAPDRGRVRHIAVDLLDPAGTRDALAGLTDVTHVFYAAYQDKPTWAELVPPNVGMLVNLVDAIEPVARGLRHVSLMQGYKVYGAHLGPFRTPAREDDAGHMPPEFNVDQQNFLEQRQQGKAWTWSALRPSVVCGFALGNPMNLATVIAVYASISKELGVPLRFPGKPGAYTSLLEMTDAGLLAKATVWAATDERCANQAFNINNGDLFRWSELWPKLARWFDLEVAPPLQMSLETVMADKEPLWNAMRDRYGLQPSYDEVSSWRFGDFVFGWDYDVIADGSKARRFGFHEFVDTEGMFLSIFDELRKRKVIP from the coding sequence ATGAGCAACGAACGCAAGGTCGCCCTGGTCGCCGGGGCGAACGGGGTCATCGGTCGCAACCTCGTCGAGCACCTGGTCTCGCTCGGTGACTGGGACGTCGTCGGGCTGTCCCGGCGCGGCGCACCGGACCGCGGGCGCGTCCGCCACATCGCGGTCGACCTGCTGGATCCCGCCGGCACGCGGGACGCGCTCGCCGGGCTGACCGACGTGACCCACGTCTTCTACGCCGCCTACCAGGACAAGCCGACGTGGGCCGAGCTGGTGCCGCCGAACGTCGGCATGCTGGTCAACCTCGTGGACGCGATCGAACCCGTCGCGCGCGGGTTGCGGCACGTCAGCCTGATGCAGGGCTACAAGGTCTACGGCGCGCACCTCGGCCCGTTCCGGACCCCGGCGCGCGAGGACGATGCCGGGCACATGCCGCCGGAGTTCAATGTGGACCAGCAGAACTTCCTGGAACAGCGACAGCAGGGCAAGGCGTGGACGTGGTCGGCGCTGCGGCCGTCGGTGGTGTGCGGGTTCGCGCTCGGCAACCCGATGAACCTGGCCACGGTGATCGCGGTCTACGCGTCGATCTCGAAGGAACTCGGGGTGCCGCTGCGGTTCCCGGGCAAGCCGGGCGCCTACACCTCGCTGCTGGAGATGACCGACGCCGGTCTGCTCGCGAAGGCGACGGTGTGGGCGGCGACGGACGAGCGCTGCGCCAACCAGGCGTTCAACATCAACAACGGTGACCTGTTCCGGTGGAGCGAGCTGTGGCCGAAGCTCGCCCGCTGGTTCGATCTGGAGGTCGCACCGCCGCTGCAGATGTCGCTGGAGACCGTGATGGCGGACAAGGAACCGCTGTGGAACGCGATGCGCGACCGGTACGGGCTCCAGCCGTCGTACGACGAGGTGTCCTCGTGGCGCTTCGGCGACTTCGTATTCGGCTGGGACTACGACGTGATCGCCGACGGCTCGAAGGCCCGGCGGTTCGGTTTCCACGAGTTCGTCGACACCGAGGGCATGTTCCTGTCGATCTTCGACGAGCTGCGCAAGCGCAAGGTCATCCCGTGA
- a CDS encoding choice-of-anchor D domain-containing protein: MIGALVAAGTPVAFADNVTAGHDALRTGWDDDEAGLAPSQVSATDFGQLFAAQLDGQIYAQPIVANGVVIAATENNHAYGLDPVTGAQKWHASFGKPFAAATVSCQDLAPNIGVTSTPVYDPSSGTVYFTAKVDDGPDAQHPHWYLHALDAKTGAERSGFPATIKGAPSNNPAVPFNPMTAMQRPGLLLLDGVVYLGFASHCDRTPYVGYVVGVNATSGAQTAMWATEAAASDEGGIWQSGSGLVSDGPGRIIVATGNGVAPAPGPGDQPPATLGESVVRLQVGADGNLTPVSFFSPHDNTKLNQDDADLGSGGPMAIPSRYGNTNHPRMVVQIGKDGRLYLLDADHLGGSGQGPNGGDAVVGVTGPFQGVWGRPAFWGGDGGYVYVVGAGGPLRAFKYNSAAPSLTSVGNTADNFGYTSGSPVVTSSGTASGSALVWVIYTTGPTGANAQLRAYDPVPVNGVLKLRYSAPIGTSSKFSVPGTDGGRVYAGTREGKLYGFGRPTTAVLATKPYDFGSVPVGQTANATVTVTANRDLTVTGVSTEAPFSVNLTTPVTLTKGQTLSVPVQFTPTTWGGATGSLTFTTDAGTAALDLHGQGTQPGLGANPSALDFGAVRTGAAKELGVNIVNTGTTPETITGVTAPTGAFTSENLPAAGTVLQPGASLTVSVVYTPTSGTDSGVAESSKFSVTSDQGSVTVPLKATALSGQPQLTLEPELVDYGIVPVGKPVTKTFTIANTGTVPLTVTKAKAPEGVFHTDTPLAEGQVLAPGDELQQTVTFTPTDAYPATAQYQVTGDDGRGAQIVTLTGNMDPITDYYNKLGGARGSVLSDPVSGQYPTANGGEAQDFRGGTIYWSPNTGPHAVLGDILAKYKAMGGPSSTLGYPVTDELVTPDGIGRFNHFEQAAGGSIYWSPATGAHAVQGAIRAKWAALGWEAGGLGYPVTDELVTPDGTGRFNHFSKSASVYWSPSTGAHAIVGQIRDKWAALGWEAGGLGYPVTDELGTPDGVGRFNHFSKDGSIYWTPSGGAHNIWGAIRQVWQQTGWEAGPLGYPATDELVAPDGTGRFNHFSKSASIYWSPSTGAHELYGAIRDRWARLGWEKSYLGYPTSGEFAADGGRRNNFQWGYIQWYPSGSVVDRRY; encoded by the coding sequence GTGATCGGTGCGCTGGTCGCTGCCGGCACGCCGGTCGCCTTCGCGGACAACGTGACGGCGGGCCATGACGCTCTGCGCACCGGCTGGGACGACGACGAGGCCGGGCTGGCGCCGTCACAGGTGAGCGCCACCGACTTCGGCCAGCTGTTCGCGGCCCAGCTCGACGGCCAGATCTACGCCCAGCCGATCGTCGCGAACGGGGTCGTCATCGCGGCCACCGAGAACAACCACGCGTACGGCCTCGACCCGGTCACCGGCGCACAGAAGTGGCACGCCTCGTTCGGCAAGCCCTTCGCCGCGGCTACCGTCAGCTGCCAGGACCTGGCGCCGAACATCGGCGTCACCTCGACCCCGGTCTACGACCCGTCCAGCGGCACGGTCTACTTCACCGCCAAGGTCGACGACGGCCCGGACGCCCAGCACCCGCACTGGTACCTGCACGCGCTGGACGCCAAGACCGGTGCGGAACGCTCCGGTTTCCCGGCCACGATCAAGGGCGCGCCGAGCAACAACCCGGCCGTCCCGTTCAACCCGATGACCGCGATGCAGCGGCCCGGCCTGCTGCTGCTCGACGGCGTCGTCTACCTGGGCTTCGCCAGCCACTGCGACCGCACCCCGTACGTCGGTTACGTCGTGGGTGTCAACGCGACCAGCGGCGCGCAGACCGCGATGTGGGCGACCGAGGCCGCCGCCTCCGACGAGGGCGGCATCTGGCAGTCCGGATCGGGTCTGGTCTCCGACGGCCCCGGCCGGATCATCGTGGCCACCGGCAACGGCGTCGCACCCGCGCCCGGCCCCGGTGACCAGCCGCCGGCCACGCTCGGCGAATCCGTCGTGCGGCTGCAGGTCGGTGCGGACGGCAACCTGACGCCGGTCAGCTTCTTCAGCCCGCACGACAACACCAAGCTCAACCAGGACGACGCCGACCTCGGGTCGGGCGGCCCGATGGCGATCCCGTCGCGGTACGGCAACACCAACCACCCGCGCATGGTGGTGCAGATCGGCAAGGACGGGCGCCTGTACCTGCTCGACGCCGACCACCTCGGCGGTTCCGGCCAGGGCCCGAACGGCGGCGACGCCGTGGTCGGCGTGACCGGCCCGTTCCAGGGTGTCTGGGGCCGCCCGGCGTTCTGGGGCGGCGACGGCGGTTACGTCTACGTCGTCGGCGCCGGCGGCCCGCTGCGCGCGTTCAAGTACAACTCGGCCGCTCCATCGCTGACCTCGGTCGGCAACACCGCGGACAACTTCGGCTACACCTCCGGCTCGCCGGTGGTCACCTCGAGCGGCACCGCATCCGGTTCGGCGCTGGTCTGGGTCATCTACACCACCGGCCCGACTGGGGCGAACGCCCAGCTGCGGGCCTACGACCCGGTGCCGGTCAACGGCGTGCTCAAGCTCCGGTACTCGGCTCCGATCGGCACCTCGAGCAAGTTCTCCGTACCCGGCACCGACGGCGGCCGCGTCTACGCGGGCACCCGCGAGGGCAAGCTGTACGGCTTCGGCCGCCCGACCACCGCGGTGCTCGCCACCAAGCCCTACGACTTCGGCTCCGTGCCGGTCGGGCAGACGGCGAACGCGACGGTCACGGTGACCGCGAACCGGGACCTGACGGTGACCGGCGTGTCCACCGAGGCGCCGTTCTCGGTGAACCTGACCACGCCGGTGACGCTGACGAAGGGCCAGACGCTGTCCGTCCCGGTCCAGTTCACGCCCACCACGTGGGGCGGGGCCACCGGCAGCCTGACCTTCACCACCGACGCCGGCACCGCCGCGCTCGACCTGCACGGCCAGGGCACCCAGCCCGGCCTCGGGGCGAACCCGTCCGCGCTCGACTTCGGCGCCGTGCGCACCGGCGCGGCCAAGGAACTCGGCGTCAACATCGTCAACACCGGCACCACGCCGGAGACGATCACCGGGGTCACCGCGCCCACCGGTGCGTTCACGTCGGAGAACCTGCCCGCCGCGGGCACCGTGCTGCAACCGGGCGCGTCGCTGACCGTCTCGGTCGTCTACACGCCCACCAGCGGCACGGACAGCGGGGTGGCGGAGAGCTCGAAGTTCAGCGTGACCAGCGACCAGGGTTCGGTGACCGTCCCGCTCAAGGCGACGGCGCTGTCCGGACAGCCGCAGCTCACGCTCGAGCCGGAACTGGTCGACTACGGCATCGTCCCGGTCGGCAAACCGGTGACGAAGACGTTCACGATCGCCAACACCGGCACCGTGCCGCTGACCGTCACCAAGGCCAAGGCGCCCGAGGGCGTGTTCCACACCGACACACCGCTGGCGGAGGGCCAGGTCCTCGCGCCCGGCGACGAGCTGCAGCAGACGGTGACGTTCACGCCCACCGACGCCTACCCGGCGACGGCGCAGTACCAGGTGACCGGCGACGACGGCCGGGGCGCGCAGATCGTGACCCTGACCGGGAACATGGACCCGATCACCGACTACTACAACAAGCTCGGCGGTGCGCGGGGTTCGGTCCTGAGCGACCCGGTGTCCGGCCAGTACCCGACCGCCAACGGCGGTGAGGCGCAGGACTTCCGCGGCGGCACCATCTACTGGTCGCCGAACACCGGTCCGCACGCCGTGCTGGGGGACATCCTCGCCAAGTACAAGGCGATGGGCGGTCCGTCGAGCACGCTGGGCTACCCGGTCACCGACGAGCTGGTCACGCCGGACGGCATCGGCCGGTTCAACCACTTCGAGCAGGCCGCCGGCGGGTCGATCTACTGGTCGCCGGCCACCGGGGCGCACGCCGTCCAGGGCGCGATCCGGGCGAAGTGGGCCGCGCTCGGCTGGGAGGCCGGCGGCCTCGGCTACCCGGTCACCGACGAGCTGGTCACGCCGGACGGCACCGGCCGGTTCAACCACTTCAGCAAGTCGGCCTCGGTCTACTGGTCGCCCAGCACCGGCGCCCACGCGATCGTGGGCCAGATCCGGGACAAGTGGGCCGCGCTCGGCTGGGAGGCCGGCGGCCTCGGCTACCCGGTGACCGACGAGCTCGGCACACCCGACGGTGTCGGCCGGTTCAACCACTTCAGCAAGGACGGCTCGATCTACTGGACCCCGTCCGGCGGCGCGCACAACATCTGGGGTGCGATCCGGCAGGTGTGGCAGCAGACCGGTTGGGAGGCCGGACCGCTGGGTTACCCGGCCACCGACGAGCTGGTCGCCCCGGACGGCACCGGCCGGTTCAACCACTTCAGCAAGTCGGCGTCGATCTACTGGTCGCCGTCGACCGGCGCGCACGAGCTCTACGGCGCGATCCGGGACCGCTGGGCGCGGCTGGGCTGGGAGAAGTCCTACCTGGGTTACCCGACCTCCGGTGAGTTCGCCGCGGACGGCGGGCGGCGGAACAACTTCCAGTGGGGTTACATCCAGTGGTACCCCAGTGGATCCGTCGTGGACCGGCGCTACTGA